TTAAAAGGTTGCTTTTTAACAAAAATCAGGTGCCTTCAATTTACTTTAAGAAGATAACAAAAATTCCACAAGCTACTTTCATGCAAAAACATCTCTCTATTCCTTCATCTCATtcggtctttttttttatttgcatatcaCATGCACCTGTTTTTCCTGATCAGTACAGAAAATGATTCTTCAGCTTTTCAGATTTCAGTAAAATTCCACAGCAGATGTTTTGGCCAATAAAGTGCTAAGGTGAAACTTCACCCCTCTCCATAAACTTTCTTCCTGCTGAAGAGCCATAAAATATAAACTGCATAATTTATCATCCATTTTGCATCTTTCCATAATTCCTGCTGCCTACATACTCGCATTGAGAGTGAGGTTTTCCTGGAGATTCATAAACATTCTTGAAATGAAAGACATCATGATGCTGCATCTTCTGACCTTTACTAGAAAGTTGATAGGTAGAACATACAGTAGGCTGAGTCAACATGTCTTTTCTCTATTGTTCTGTATGAGTCTAGCAAAGACATGTAGAAGGCCTTATTGAGATTTGGGTCCAGTGAAAGTGAGCTGGAGATGTCTTTGTATGTTCATTGATAAAGCACTGATAGGGGAAGACTAAGTAAATCACTATCAATATCCAAAATAAACCAATATGGACACATTTCGTGTGGAGTGAACAAAAGATTCCTCTGTGAGTCCACGGAGTGTGTTCATAAAGCGAAAGGTTAATGGTCTGAGATAACATGAAGTCACGTAGGAAATGCAAACTGCATTGGGATTAAATATTCATGCCCAGTGCAAAATCAGACGTAGATGCCTTCAGGGTTAAAGGTTGTGTTTAGGGGACTCTGTAGAGCTCGTAGATCATTGGGAAGTTGACGGGCTGATCCAAGTCGCTTCAGACATCCAGACTGAGTCTCTGTATCTGAGAGAGACACAAGACAGATCAagcccaacatagcaacacttgcttaaccaatggtgtgagttcgGCATGGGACTATATTTTTTCCAACCAATGGCAGACAAGGGGGAGGGGTTTGGGAAACCTATTTAAAAACATTAGGAAATTCCATTTGGTGaagctagtggcgcagaaattacacacttcaccttaaaaGCTAGGCCAAACattatgaaatgtttttaaaagaggTGGAAGTTTTGTAGAGACAAAAATAAGGCAGAAAAGAGAGTTTAGCGAGTACCTGTGTTGGCTTCCTCCTCCGCAGGGTCTGCTGGCAGCACTGTTACTTTGCTGCCAGTCTGTTGGATAAACTGTTGGAGGTTCACCTGCCTCAGCTCCTTAGTTAACTGTTCGAGCTCTTGCTCTCTCTCCTaaatcaatcaaacaatcaaTGAAAGGAAGCGTTAAAGAATATAAACTCTGAAATAGAAAATGAGATCATCAAgacatatttttttctgtttacctGTCAAATGTTCAAGAGCGTCAAAGAGGCAATGGATGCAAAAACTATGCCTGCTCCAAAACATTAATATGCCATTGGTGATTAAGGTAGTCTAGTTAGAATTCAATACTGTAAATTAGGGATTTAGACAGTTATACAGTTTTACAATTAACCACACTATTggtaaaatattaaatgacaggTTAATTAAAGAAACAACCGAGAGGTAATTTGATGGGCCTATCCAAGGGGCTCTAAAATAATTATCACAGTGGAGCATGTTGTGTACACACGAGGGAGCTGTAATTACATAAACAACTGTTATCCTCTCAGTCAGAAAGACAAGGATATATGAAGCGTGCACTGTGGGACCATTTAGTATGTGAAGATGACATGTTCCAATGTTAAATAGTAGCACGAGTACAATGCGTTACCATATAAAAGCAAACATCTGCAAGATTTGACATCTAAGAGCAAGTTTACAGCCCCGCATTTCACTTATGTTTCATAGGAGACGGGAGTGTGATGAGTGGATGGACGTCAGTGCTTTCAGAGCATGTATCAGTCGCCAGGCTTCTCGTCAACCGGCTGAGTAAAATTCTGACCCCTGtccatgcatatacatttatatacacatatatatatacacacacacagttgaggtttacatacaccttaaccaaatacattaaactttttacaattcctgacatttaatcatagaaaacattccctgtcttaggtcagttaggatcactacttttattttaagaatgagaaATATCAGAGTAATAgttagtagagagaatgatttatttcagcttttatttctttaatcacattcccagtgagtctggagtttacatacactttgttagaatTTGGTAGCAATGCCTTTTAATGGTTTAACTTGTGTAAAGCATTTTGGGTAGTCTtaaacaagcttctcacaataagttgctggaattttggcccattcctccagacagaactggtgtaactgagtcaggtttgtctttcttgctcacacatgctttttcagttctgcccacaaatgttctatcggattgaggtcagggctttgtgatggccactccaataccttgactttgttgtaattttaaagttgttaaagtaattttgccacaactttggaggtatgcttgaggtcactgtccatttggatgacccatttgtgactgagctttaacttcctggctgatgtcttgagatgttgcttcaatacatccacataattttctttcctcatgatgccagctcttttgtgaagtgcaccagtccctcctgcagcaaagcgcccccaacaacatgatgctgccatccccatgcttcacggttgggatgatgaTCTTcttcttgcaagcctcaccctttttcctccaaacataacaatggtcattatggccaaacagtaaaatttttcatcggaccagaggacatttctccaaaaagtacgaTCTTTGTtcccatatgcacttgcaaatTTCAAACTGGCTTTTTTAtaacagttttggagcagtggcttcttccttgctgggcagcatttcaggttatgtcgatataggactaatttttctgtggatatagatacttgtcttcttgtttcctctagcatcttcgcaaggtcctttgctgttgttctgggattgataaaaatattatataaaaataactattgTTAGGCCTATGTGTTATTGCCTaattattgcctattattttctattattgcacttatttaattaaccttgccctataataaaaatgacattctcagaatgttctacatcttattttttaatcaaaactatATGCCTAATGCGGAGTTTGCTTTTAGAAATACTagcttttaaattttttaaagatttaaaagctTTCTTTAAGAGCTTCTTCATCTGtaaatgtataatgcataaattagccgatggcactaaaatacatttagatggcaAGCATTAGTGGTGCGCTCTTGGAGTTAGAGAAAACAATGACGCTCGATTTTTTTTAAAacccgctcctcgctccaggcaaaataaTGCCGCTCCACTCCTCGCTCCACTTCCACACCGTtccgctcacatactctggtcAGGACAGGTAGACTGTACATCAtgctgcttattacatggctacctaataaataaatggacataaaatattgatttgcattgaagtTGTGCTATTATGTAAAAAGAAAGAGACTCATGTCTGTGTTAGAGTTCTGATAAACCTGTTGGTGTTTCTTTTGCGAAAATGACCGTCTGACTGCTTGTAATCCTTATTATTCTAATGGTGCAATTACAAATTGGACTGGAAAATATCCTAGTCCATCACGTCATCTCTAAGCTCTAGCAAAGTCTGATTTTTTACATAATATCTGCCACCACTACCCTCCTCCCCCACCCAGATCCTTAACATGCTGCAAAGCCGATTAGTTGCATTGGTGGAACTTAAGACCAAAGAGTCCAAAACCAAGCAGCTGCAGTTCACAAGGTTTCAGCAGCCTTGTTCTGGGAAAGACTGTTTTTCGATTAATTTGTTCTGTTGCTTACTTTTATAGCTTCATAGTGAACTCTGATCTCTTTCAACTGTAAGTGCATTGTGATCTCCCTTCAGGCAATCTTACCTGTAGCCTTATGTTTGACTGCCCAAGTGAGAGCTCCACAGCTCTGCAGCTGCTCTCCAACCTGCCAGCCTGCTGCGTCTGCATGTCCAGCTCGGCGTGAGCCTTTTCCAGCCGTGACCGGACCTCTAATTCATCTGCAAGCTGCGTCTCCATCAACTCTTGCTGCAAACGCTCAGCCTCCAGCCCTGCCTCCATGCACTGAATGCGTGCTAGGTACTCTCCCAGTTGCTCCTCACACTCATGTATACGACTGCGCAGTTCTTGCAGCTGCTCGTGTAGTTGCCTCTCGTTCTCCTGCTCAATCTGCAGCTCGTTCTCCCAGAATTCCTGCTCCTTCATCTCTGCCTCATTCCTGCAGACCTGTTGCTCCAACTGGACCAGCTCCTCTCCTTCATCCTCCGTCAGTTGCTGCTGAAGCTCCGTCTCACAGCGCTGCAGTTTCTGCTCTAGGATGCGCAGCTTGTCCTTCTGCAGCTGCACCAGGTGGGAGAGCTCTTGAGTAGGACCTGGCGTGCTGCTGCGGTTCACTGTTCGCTGTTTGGACTCACCCTCACGGCTCTTTCCGAATATGTCACGTAGCCCTTTGGCACCACCGGTGAAAGTAAGCGACTTGCGTTTTGGCTCACGCCGTTTGAGGGATCGGTCATTGGCTGTGGGGCGGAGCTTTGCCATCGGAGGGAGGCTTTGGCGGTATAGGCTGCGTTCGGGGGCCCTAGCAGAGGTTTCAGAGGTGGGgcgctcgctcagagaaggtcCTGTACGTTGAAGCACCAACTGCACATCACTAGCATACTGACCCCACTTATTTAATGACACTACAGGATTCTCATGGGGGGCCAGGTGTCTCTCTGTATCGCGCCATTTTTCTATCAGCGTATAGCGGCCAGTGCGACCTGCAACACAACACTTTGTCATTTACATGATTTGCATTTCATTTatgagtgtttcttcaactttgggcaattTTAGCACTATGGATTTCTAGAAAGTCCATGTAAACATGTAATCCTTTGTATTTTTACAATGGATTTTTATAGTTCAATATTAATGGTCTGGGACAATGCTAAAACAattaaatctatacataaaaggcatctGAAAAGTACCTAAAATAAATTTCTAAGTTTTAACCTTCATATagaaaagtttaaatctgtttaaaaaaagaaaatcaaccaacaagttgaagaaacacccttataCACCCTTTTTTAAGACATACGATTTTAGACTGATATTTGAATCATGGTAATTTGCTCTGTGTTGACAACTTGATAAGAACACATACATTGTTGGAGAAATGTTCTGCTAACATCCTGACAAAGATTTAACTTTCCCAGAGAAATGCATTTGACATTCCTTACCAGAGGCCAGTCGCCTCACTGGAACAGAGATTTTGTTTAATTCCATTATTTCATGACCAAGTCTAGTCTTATTTTTTCCAGTTTGGGGTGAAAGGGTCAAACACTGAGACTAGAATGGGACAATACTTTATTTCACTGCTCCAATCTCTGATCTCAAAGAGGGCTTGTTGTTAAGGAGACAAGCATAGTGACAGTTATGCTGTGTAAAAAACAGAGGAAAGAATTAGGGGTCCTAGGGTGAAACATGGAAAGCAATTTAAAATGTCTACCAATGTGGTTGATTTACAAGTTAATTCACCTATCTAATGGCATTAAATCTGagtgataaaaaaatatgcatttaggTCTAGTTTCTACATGTATATGAAGGTCCACTGTTATGACGTCACAATGTAGAGTCTCACCTATAGCTTGGGCCAAAGCAATCACAACCTCTTGACATGTGGTGACCTCTGTGACCCCGCAGACGATCCGCTGCACTCCATCCACCCATACCTTCAGCTCCATGCCTCTCATCTGGGTGATGTCATTCCTCACCACCACAGGCACCCGTTACGGGTGCTCTTATCTGCATTCTGCTCTTATCACTGCCTGGACCATGGAAACCGAAAAACTATGCTGTtacaattatatacaaaataatttaacCACACACAAATTACTCAATCTCTTTAATGTGGTAACAGTAAGATGATGAGGGATTTTACCAGCCCTCATTCTTAATGATTCTTCTCCAATGTGTCAGACTGGCAGATCTTTAGTTCCTGGTGTTGACTGGGAGGGTTTGGGTATTGCCGTGCTATAGTTTCTCTCTCAGCTTGCTGAAACATGCCCTAGTCTGTTATTAATGTCTTAAAGTCTGTAGGCTCTAGCCTACtctgaaatgcatacatttacatGCAGCATAAAGAATGATTGACACGCTAACAACAATAAGTTAGTCGTGGTGCAAGAGTAAGTAACTAGGAACAGTTGGGAGGTTATTTAAACCAAGCAAATAATTGCAGAACAATTCTTTTAAAATTTCACCCTTTTATTCGCCATTTGGCCTTCACTCATTCATTATAAAATGGCCCTGCACTGtgagaaattaaattttttaaagtacaaatattccatgtagtctctcaattaacgAGGTATAAAAATTGCatacacatatttattattatattataaatgaattagcaaaatgctgtgtAAAATTATGTTTAGctggagtatagcatgtcacaccacagaaCAAGTGCTTAAAACTCCCTAATTAAGATTTATTCCATGTCCGATGAAACATTCTCTAATGACAATACAACTATTTTACATACCTTTTTTCTTGTGCAAGATTAAATGTTGTTATATCTGCATATCATTGCTCTAAAGGAAAGCATTTGTCTGGACAGCTGCCTCTCCTCTCCAGTGGCAGTGGCAGAGGGATGAGAGTGATATATCTAGCTGTGAAGCGTTCAAGCTGAAGAATTGGTCCAAACAGGCCAGTGTGAATGCAATAGATGGTGCCCACTCCCATGAGACACACCCATAAAGGATAAGTGAGATGAGCTGTAGACCCTGACAGGTAAtatgtctttctgtgtgtgtgtgtgtgtgtgtgtgtgtgtgtgtgtgtgtgtgtgtgtgtgtgtgtgtgtgtgaaagttctgtttgtgtgtagtgtttatTGTTTTGGGTATCTGAAAGCTGAAGTGGCGTCTACTCATGAGTTATTGCAGATGTGCACTGGGATCTATCCTGAAATACCATCTTCTATGCAGATggtattaaaaatgcaaattcaaaagtgtatgtaaatatgTTAAATGTTGGGGTCAGATGCACCAAAGTCATTTTACTCTCATAATTTCTACTCTTATTTAGATGGGACTATATTTTTCCCAGAGGAGATAAGACACATTTGTGTTTCAAAGGTACTTTATCATTTTGATGTTTTTCTCACATAATCTTGGTAAAAAGTACACCACAAATCGCCTACCATTTTTTTTGTCTAACTCTGGTGTCCTTTGAAAAATTCTGTTCATATAGGAATTCCTGTGATTGCAGCATATACTTTTTTCACCAAACATCtaatttattttaggtttcaTTGAATACTGTAGCTAAAGCTACATTTCTGAGCATTTAGACCTCTTTGCCTACTTTCAGGATTAAATAACAATTGGTAGTTCAAGTAAGTCTTGTTTATTTCAATGCATTACGTGATGCACGTATCAAAAGCACATGATCTTCCGTTAAGCCTAGGGGCTGCCAACCATCCCATATTTTACGGAGTCATCTCATATTTGAGGGAACAAAATTGTGCTCTGTATCAAATCCATATGAAACGCCATTTCAGTGCTCATTCTGGAAGAAAGACTCGTGAGCTAAATAAACAACAGCACTTTGTACAAAAGTACAATACAGATCAGGTTTAGTTTGAAACGCTTTGTTTCATTTGATTAGAATGTTTCATGTACATTTGCCTTGCTATAGGCTAAACACTATTTATTGCCAAAACAACAATACTGTAATCCAAGAAGAAATACACTATTTCATGTTAAGAATTTCTCTCCCATAACAATCTATTATAATGCACGGTTGCCCTGGAAGGCATACAGTTCTTTTTTGCGACGTACACAGTAATACTGTTTTAAAAACGAATGACCCCAGTTTTAAACGGAAAGATGGTTTGTTGAGCTTTAAAAATGGAGAAGGAAAATATTGTCTTTTTCCATTGATTGCAGATTCGTTCTTTTGGACAAAAGTAGTTTTTattaaaagtgcttaaaagtttTTGCATCCGTCCGTGCTGTTATTCCAAATATTTTCCTCTGTAAACAAGCTATTGGTTAACCTCTTTAACCATTGTGCAATAACTCACACGAGGCCCTGCTGGAAAATAAATATGCCCtgtatttaaagctgaaatgtctCGTATTTGGTAGAGATTTGGCAACACTAGTAAAGCTCCAATCCAGACAATAAACATCCTGTGTTAAGAATAGTAACTCAGGattgtttagcaaacaaacccTGTCCGAATAATGCTTTAGTAACATCAGAGCACGCTAATATTTAGTCTGTTTTCTGGTGTGTGTTTTGATATGCTGTCATCAGTCTCTCATGGGCTAACCTGGAGCCATGAAGATATTTAATCATTCACTTGTACTTTAGAAAACTCTCATGAAgttgttaataaaatattttgtcccAGCAGTTCAGCGAAGTTACTCAGAGTTGTGCAGTGTGTTTTCATTTCGGTTTTGACCACTGTGTCAAAGCCCTACCCCCAACAGTATTACATGTCAGCTGCAGAATCTGTCTTTAACTGCATTCACATGAGTGATATAAGCATTTGCACCAGACAAGCTTTGGTTCCACAACCTGAGGCTAAATTTAACAAACTCAAGGCTTTGGAGGCCATCACTGTAAGGTAGAGCCCAAGCAGCTGCTAAAAGAGATGTAACGTGTCTGCACTCACATTCCAGTCAACATATCTGATGAACATAGATTGGTACAGCACATATGTCCAGATCCAACATTAACCTTGTTTGATGCAACAGTCCCAGCATGCAGTACTGCTCTGACATGCTCTGTCAGGTTAGTTCTTTCTCAATAAACTCAGGGCTGTTGAACATAATCGTCAAATAGTTTATAAAACAATCCTGCAAATTTCAGATGAAGCATCCTTCCAAGGGTCTGCACTGTCAGAGCCACATTTTCTACTAATTCAGATATTTTCTAGCATAGATCGATTAGATAGTAGGggtgggcgataaaacgatatcgatatatatcacgatatagaAAATCTaagataagcttttgaggaattttcgatatttactgcttgtcgttaaaacacaagcagttcggctttctcaggctgcgtttccacgggggcggacgaaatccactcaaaggcgctcacagcactaggagagagcttgctccgctgccaatcctacgatccaccttgcgagcatgacggaatgaattgaaaacgctctcagctttgcTCACACTGCACCAGTGGttacgtagggtcagactggatgaacttgctaatgctagctgctttgctaacaattaggttacatcagacaccggattgatttcatccgcaccgcaagacttcatgacaacggttgcgcccgctcatcgtctctagtgaagagcgcgacagaacaacagtgatgtggacaacagctctgatctttctgcgctgtaatcttgaatattgttctctagcaccaaacatgcataatgtCTGCCCTGTCCCGCCCGCAcgtgttgcctcttttccctgcatgtgtgtagtcATGAAGCAccacatgagttaacgtggtttcaaagcaccttttagaccataacgtttgtcccttctaaatgtatctttattaatcagcatgttacgagcctttaataataatcaaatcgaagaaacaaattgatttctgttataattttgtgaaaatttattagatgtctggaatggataaggaaagactaaaattactagtttgtagactagtctctcactttaatgaaaatatacaaatgttttaaaaaaaatttttttaaacattttctaaattttctctcgggacacccctgaacccacattcagcatcattccacagtcacaagggcttctatgccacatacttgggtatctgaatctaaagaaatctaaaaaatatttcattttaatgtaaaaatattccaacaaatactggactgctgctactatgcttcagaacaaacagatgatcttttaacattaattttcaattgataaacggtaaaaggcggtaaaattggtaaaagatcccgaagaccccactgctttggccgtgtctggaccccctgtgcagttttgtaaagactattttggCTGTATTAGAATGTATTATTTCTTCtattcttccgtcaactttgaaataaaaaaaaagaaagtgcaatgtgtaaatgtatttcgtgataaatattgatatcgaacaatatgaaaaagattatcgtgataacaattttggccatatcgcccagccctattagaTAGATAGTTGCATGCCGTCCAATGGGCCAATTTCATATGTGGTCCTAAATTCGATGTGTATCTGATTCTCCTCTGCATTCGCAATTTTTTGTCATTGCAATATGACCTATAGGCTAGAACTAATCTGAAATCATTATTTGGCACTCAATTAGGGAATGCATGGAATTTTCTTAAAGAATCATGGAAGCAGTCAGTAGAGATGATGTGACAAGATGATGTCAGTTAACTACTCAGTCTGTAGGCTGATGCAACTATTCATGCAAAATTGCAATGCAAGTTACAGTAAAGGCTAATATATACTTACTGGGAGAACGGGCT
This sequence is a window from Xyrauchen texanus isolate HMW12.3.18 chromosome 45, RBS_HiC_50CHRs, whole genome shotgun sequence. Protein-coding genes within it:
- the LOC127637802 gene encoding ras association domain-containing protein 8-like isoform X2 encodes the protein MELNKISVPVRRLASGRTGRYTLIEKWRDTERHLAPHENPVVSLNKWGQYASDVQLVLQRTGPSLSERPTSETSARAPERSLYRQSLPPMAKLRPTANDRSLKRREPKRKSLTFTGGAKGLRDIFGKSREGESKQRTVNRSSTPGPTQELSHLVQLQKDKLRILEQKLQRCETELQQQLTEDEGEELVQLEQQVCRNEAEMKEQEFWENELQIEQENERQLHEQLQELRSRIHECEEQLGEYLARIQCMEAGLEAERLQQELMETQLADELEVRSRLEKAHAELDMQTQQAGRLESSCRAVELSLGQSNIRLQEREQELEQLTKELRQVNLQQFIQQTGSKVTVLPADPAEEEANTDTETQSGCLKRLGSARQLPNDLRALQSPLNTTFNPEGIYV
- the LOC127637802 gene encoding ras association domain-containing protein 8-like isoform X1, whose protein sequence is MRGMELKVWVDGVQRIVCGVTEVTTCQEVVIALAQAIGRTGRYTLIEKWRDTERHLAPHENPVVSLNKWGQYASDVQLVLQRTGPSLSERPTSETSARAPERSLYRQSLPPMAKLRPTANDRSLKRREPKRKSLTFTGGAKGLRDIFGKSREGESKQRTVNRSSTPGPTQELSHLVQLQKDKLRILEQKLQRCETELQQQLTEDEGEELVQLEQQVCRNEAEMKEQEFWENELQIEQENERQLHEQLQELRSRIHECEEQLGEYLARIQCMEAGLEAERLQQELMETQLADELEVRSRLEKAHAELDMQTQQAGRLESSCRAVELSLGQSNIRLQEREQELEQLTKELRQVNLQQFIQQTGSKVTVLPADPAEEEANTDTETQSGCLKRLGSARQLPNDLRALQSPLNTTFNPEGIYV